The nucleotide sequence AGTTTTGCGAAAAATCCCCATTTTTGTGTGTTTTATAACCAACTAACAAAAAGGATCTCAGGCTGATCTTTTTTGTTTTAATGCCGCCATTACAAGTTTTTCTAATGTGTTAAGTTATCGTCTCTGGCTTGGTGTTCAGGCCAGTATGATACGTAAATAAAAAACCAGAACGGCGACGGCATTAGCTTTTTATTGCCTATATTCAAATAAAATGGCTTACTTATAAGTAATTAACAAAGGAGTAAATACTATGCAGTATACCACTTACATGGAAATTACAGGTGCAGAGCAAGGATTATTGTCTGAAAACTGCTCAAACAATGATACCCACAAACATAAAATACAGGTTAACTCTCTTGAGTTATCAAAAGGCATTGAGGGCTTAAGTTATATAGAAAAAATAGTTTTAGAAAAAAATGTAGATGGTTCATCACCTTTATTATTCAATGCTATTGATAAAAATGAGAGTTTAGAATTAAAAATATTTCAGTGTGTTGATAACAAAATAACACATGAATTTAAATTCAAAAATGCGTTTATAGAAAGAATAAACACTCATTTCTCAGAAGAGAGTAAAACATCACCTTATGAGAAAATAGAAATAAAAATAGCTTGATAATTAACATTAACAATGGGCGACAAAAACATTAACGCCCATAAAAAAGAGAAATACCATGAAGGAAAATAATATTTATCTATTAAATAAATTGTCAAAAAAAGACATTGATTCTTTAAGAAATGCCTACGAAAGAGAGAACAAGTCAATGGACAAATATGATGAGTGGCTTAGTGATTTGTTTCGCTGGAATCTATCAACAGTATTAACAATCAACTCCATAATCATATTGCTTTATTTAGTAAGCATATACTCAACCAATAATAATCCTGTTGCGATGCTTTGCATTTATGCATTCATATATTTTTCTTCCTTAATACTTCTATCCATAGTAATATCCTTAGATAGAAAATTTAGTTTCCTTCTATACTTAAAGGCGAAAATAATTTATCTTTTTAGTTATTTTCATTTTCCTCATTAAAAAGATATTTATCTAACAGCAAGTATGCTTTAATTGCCGTATTACTAGCCTTATAAGTAAGTACTGCTTTACCACTGGTAAACATTTTTCTTTTATAATCATTTTCCATATGTCTGAATAACCTAACCCCCCCTTTTTCAGCGAACAATCTATGTAAAAGTGGTACCTTTTCAAGACCACTTTTTTTTTCCACAGGTAAGTTTATAATTCTTTTAGAAGGATCATATTTAGCAAAAGCTGTAAATCCAAAATAAATACCAATGCCAAAGTTTACAATATCATACGCTAATTCCCCAGTGCCCTCATCAGCACCAAAAAAAGAAAACCCCTTTTCTGTCAAAAACTTAGTTGGATTACTTGGATTTATATAGCCATCTGTCCATTCATACATGATATTACTTGCCCCTTCCACTGCGTCGCCAACCCCTGTAGCTATCGCTAGAACTCCCATGCCTTTAGACTCCATGCCTCTTACCCACCCTCCCC is from Xenorhabdus doucetiae and encodes:
- a CDS encoding type VI secretion system tube protein Hcp; this encodes MQYTTYMEITGAEQGLLSENCSNNDTHKHKIQVNSLELSKGIEGLSYIEKIVLEKNVDGSSPLLFNAIDKNESLELKIFQCVDNKITHEFKFKNAFIERINTHFSEESKTSPYEKIEIKIA
- a CDS encoding DUF4225 domain-containing protein; this translates as MIIPTMRYFDYYGDELIKVSKYSAAYLLDNVESKKQYLYEISQVVRLIRRDYQIALYNYNQRRHEYLADMKRCIAEIRRELDAETYGYEQGRRKDRKTYLNTQEYSGKGFLYYGKNGLKVIGGIVQFGAGIMAFSTRGGWVRGMESKGMGVLAIATGVGDAVEGASNIMYEWTDGYINPSNPTKFLTEKGFSFFGADEGTGELAYDIVNFGIGIYFGFTAFAKYDPSKRIINLPVEKKSGLEKVPLLHRLFAEKGGVRLFRHMENDYKRKMFTSGKAVLTYKASNTAIKAYLLLDKYLFNEENENN